TAAGAGTGACCTCCAGAAGGCATTTGAGGAATATatcttcaattcaatttaaagaGGTATCATAAATGATGTAACCCctttttatgtgaagcactggTGAACAGCTGGATGGCCGATCATACAAGATTTTACTACTGACATGCAACTCAATTGGGGGACCATTACAAGTGAACTGCAAAGGTGCTCAAGAGCTCACAGCAGCTATGGCAAGAGATCGCTGCATTGACATCAAACATTTGATAGCTTTGAAAAGAGAGCCTCCTAATTTTTTTATTGTACTCATAAAGGAAATAtgctgtgtgtgcatgggagtttgctgtgtgtgcacgtgtacaTGTGCGTGAGATAATGAAAGAGTGAATTAAAAAGACCATGCGAGCAGgactaatgaaaagaaaagtctgcATTTGTAGgagacagactgtgtgtgtgtgcgtgttgttaTTTCTGACTTCAGACGTAAAGGTTATGACGTGTAAAAAACTAAATTGCTGTGAATTCATATCCAGACTTTTAACTCCAGTTTTGCATTGAAGAATATAATGCATTTGACATCATGTCATGAAGAAAGGCTTTCATGGGCACACAGAGACCACATCAAATATTTGCTATGGGTTGCTAGTTTTCTATCCTAGGCCTGTTTTCTCGATCTCTTAGCAACATGATGAATAGAACATTCTGACTCACCTGCGTGGCCACATCTAGCGAGGAGAAGTTAACTGAACAATATTATCTTGCCCCTAAGCCCTAAAACCTCCCCTGTTTGTAGTATTTAAAGCTGTTGTAGTTCTCCCCGCTTTGCTTTTCTTgctcctcttctgcctctcctGTTTTCTTGGGACTCCAAATGCCGAATAAATACAACCTGTTTCTTTTATACGTACGTACGTACATACGTTTCCCACCTGTCAAggtgtcaagaaaaaaaaaggttattttccTTCCACCACTACAATTTTGTAGCTTTGGAGTGCATCTTATGTTTGAGGCAGAGAAGGAGGCGTAAACTCCCTTTTTGCACGGACATATCTTCACCACCAGCAGTACCAGTTTGGGTCAGAAATATCCATCAAATCAGAGAGCGGGCCCATTTCCCTCCTCACACTCATCCATCTTCATCCTCCACAATGCATTGAATCAATCCTTTGTGGACACATATCTGTCATCAGCTCACATGGGTTAGTTGGCCTTTGTGGTTTGCTGCAGGGAATGTTTGAATTGGTTTCAGAAGAGTCAAAAGGAGACAAAGGGTTTCAGGAaagcaaggaaataaacaagtGTGATGATATTATACATTACAAAGACATGACTATACAACAGATTTGCACTGATCCCCTAAATAGTGTGTGGACAACAGAAACCTTGAAAACAGTGAAATGCATTTGTATTCAAGAGACAATTGATTTAATCAATACACACAATGGACAGAGGCAGAGGCAATCCAACATGCACTGAAAGGTTCAgcaagggagaaagagagagccggAGGAAAGATTGGTGATGGAAGGACAGAGGTGGTGAGGGAGCCCAGCGCAACcacccaaaaaaataaaatcaattccAGATGATTTTTTCGTTAACCTGGCAAGACCTTGGCcaggaagaaacacaagaaagTTGCCAAAAAATACTCAGCGAAATGATCACTTACTCTTTTGGTCAAATTAAATGAAGGCCAATAAgatcatttttcaataaaacagGGAAACCAATCAGTGTGGAACATCCTGAAATCAGAGTcttgctcttcttcctcacagttttagttttttttgttctgaaatATGCCAAAAAGTGTTTCCTTTTTCCTACACGGCCACCCAGGCATGATGCTTGTGCTTGCGGGAGGAACATTGTGTAAGGTGGTGAGGTCGGGAGACTCAACGACTGGCGCTTGAGGTCAAACttagactttatttattttattttgctacTCAGACCTCCGTCCAAAACCATCCTCCACGGCGCCCTTGGTGTCCGCCAGGTGCTGACCAGACAGAGCATGTCAGTAGCGGAAGGAGAACTGCTGTTAGATGGACGCCGTCTTGTATTTAGATGGCGTGGTagtacacatttacatttacaatttaagcATTCAGGTCACACACTGCTGCATGGATTACCAATAAGGAATGGGGTGGAAATATTCCGAGCAGTACACTGCACCATCTGGGGAAAGTGCATGTGAGaaatttaagaaaaatgttTGTTGAAGAGGTCAATCATCTTTGATCCAGAATAAATGTAACACGTGTTTGTTGCTGCAGTAACATTACGAGTGGGcatttttatggttttattgtaactgttgaatgtttttattgttaagGAATGTTTCTTAGTGACTTCACCCATAAACAGTAAAAGACATCatcttaaaatataaaacatacaGATGTACAATATCATATGAAAAAGCAACAAATACAGAGCTTGTTAAAGTGAGAGGTGTGTATACAAAGGGTAGAGAAGAAATAGCCGGAGGGAAGGAACTCAAACAGTTTGCGTCCGCCTCGGGGTCCTGGAGGCAAACCGGTCATGTAAgaacggcagattgcagccaattaccCTCTCAGCAAAGCCAATGATACGCTGCAGGCTGCCCTTGTGAAGTGCGCCCTCCTCGCTGGCAGGTTTAATTCCTTCACACTGTGTTGGCTGTTTGGGACGTTTGGATTTGCATTCGTCCGGAATACCACAACCATCTACCTTGTCTTTTGTGTTTAGCTCTCGGTCATTTAAGTCTGCTACCGGATAACAGATGGTCCTGTGGGAAGGGCTCGTCCACACCGGGGATGAGTCCAATGAGCTGCAACAGAATGACGGACTGCTGACTGGAGGTGTAGCGTTGGTGTGCAAAGAGAAGAGCAGCGGGGGAATAAAAAATACTGCTTTGGTGGGACAGTCAGGCAGGAAGTTTgcgatccacttgcaggtgtgGTCAGGCACGCACGAACGGGAGcgcttgtcctgcagcagagacggcgATTGTAGAGTCAAAAGGCAcagatcctggcgtaggttcctgcaGTGCAGGTGGCTGGAGGGCGAAGCGAAGGGCCGCGTGGACCGCTTTGTGCCTGTTGGCTCTGTACGCTCACTGCAGGGAGGGTGCTCAAAAGACTTCATAACCACACAGGTCAGGGCGATGGACCCCCGACCATTTGGTCCTGTTAATTCTTGGTTTATAGGGGGAAGGGAAGATGGTTGAGGTCTTGAAAGGGGTTGGTAAGTGGCATTTTTCCagtgagttgttgttgtttcaggaAGACAATTAAATGCTGAAAGAACCACTTACTTAGCCACTTGTCTACTCTTTTGAGACGGGATTATTTAGCTGGGCTATCGAGTTTGGCTGTTTAGCATTTGAAAGGTCAGAGAACTACGTAGTATGTGGGCGGGAAACGTGAATCTCATCCTCCTGAAGCTTCTTTATGTTGGCTTCTGTCTTTGAGCGAAAAAGAGACCACCAGTTTTTATAGTTAATCCTGTTAATCATATTGAATGACCGGTTTGTACACACATGTACTTTGGCAGTATCTGTTTCACCCTTCTGATATAACGTGGTTTACTGATTGACAGTAAATTAGTGAGTACAAAAAGTTTTGAAATCTTGCTCAATAAcgttttgcttttttcttttgctgctaAAACGTTTCTTATAACGAAACATCCTGCTGCCCAATTCTTCTAAATCCTTGATGGGGTAATGTGTTTGATGGGGTAACGTGCAACATTCATGCTGGCAAAAAAGGTCCAATGCACCAGAGTACTCTGTGTGGGGGCCAATGTTTGAAGCTGCGTATTCAACGTTTATTTGTGGCACAAACTGGATTCTGAAAAAGATTCAATACTGGCAGACAAGGAAATTCATCAATTGACCAGTGAAGTGAAATCAAGTGAAGATTGTGTTAatcttttactttcatttttggtTGTAAACTCATTACCAACTTTTCATCAGATATTTTGCAATGAGTTGTGTGAAGCTTCACTTTTTTGCTTCTGTATAGTTCTTAACATGGCCATGGCTGAGGTGGGAGCGCACACAGTTATGGCCAGAGAGCAGTGTTAAAAATATCTAGCGGCAAATGGAGGGTGCCATCCCACTCCTTAAATGCAGTGAGTAATGACCAATGATGCTTAGAAGGTCCGAGAAAAGTTTTCGATATTTACTAAAAGATGTTCCAGCatgttaaatattgtttttctttttactggaGAACTATAATTACATTTATACAAAttaccctttttgttttctagaCTTTAACAGATTTCAAAAAGGAGAACAGTATTGTTAAAGGCAGGGTCAGGAATAAACTTAAGTATAGCCCCTGAGGAACATTTTATCAGAGTCTTATCCATGTAAAGGAGCTTGTTATGATGTGCAGAAATGAAGTAGCTTGTCAGCAGCTTCTAATAACGCCCTCCTTAAAGGCCCAGTCTATTCTATGTGTCCAAATACGTCACAGATATATTCATCTATACTTTTGAATAGCAGAGAATACAGATGTAAGCAGTTATTGACTTAactggtgagtgtgtgttgtgcagtTTCCCGTCATGGGCTTGAAACTGGAAGCACATGTGTTATTGTATCAATTTGTCTTCATTCTCTGTACTTTCAAAGTAAGTACAGCCTATTGCATCCAACAAAGTGTCTCTCTCGCTTGGTCTTTGCACCTTCCAGTGGTTGAAAAGTGAATTACTTACTTTGGAAATATGACAGGAGATATTGTGTTCAGAGAAGACAGGTATCTGcagataaaaaaagatttttgcaAAGATATGGCAcaagatagaaccaccatcacaaGAAGGATGGTGGAAGACTGACTCAAATGTATGATAAGGAACTGCTAACTCACAGAATAAGAGGAGCGATGTCGTGACAAGTGGGAGAAATGGAAGATCACGATAGCACAAGATAAGTGCACTTGAATATTTCACATGATTTATCCTGTTTGAGAGGACAGAGTAATGCTGAtcgctttttcttctttcttttctttttcttctacaTGTGTTCTGTCAGTGTTGAAAAGGCAAATaataaaggggaaaaaagtcaaTTCAAAGTATGTCTACACCACATAATACGGAATTAACTTgaatcaatgtattattattattacgaaTGAACCATTCATTGATAAACAATTAATAGTTTATTAACAGAAAGCACAGATATGATTTGCTTGGGTAGAGGATTTGCCAAGTTGGATATAGCTAATGCTGTTTTTTAGATGAGATACTGTCACGATGGAAAATAAACACTGAAACactgaaataacttttttttaccaaatgagACAAGCATTGTCAAACAGAACAAACTATGAAAAATGTCCTCGTCTATATCAGTGGAATTACGTCTTAAAAGCTATTGCAAATAATGATCTACAATTTCATCACTTCAgtcatgcaaaataaatatggaaCAAGAAAGACTTTTAAGAGTGAcgataaaacaaaaatgtttacagTTCACTAAAGTtccaatttacattttttgtgatGGTATACTTCTACATCTGCTTCAAAACAAGTCCCCATGTGTGGAACTTTTAAACTGTTGGGAAGCTTATTATGCGGCTTCACCGGATTATGCTACACTGACTGCTAAATCTGTCCGTTTTTATCATAAATCAAGTTAATTACAGTATTTGGCAGAAAGGTCACTGAGACAGACGTCATCAAAAAGACCAAGATTGTCTGTTTGttcgtctgtgtgtttgtgtgcatcaaATTCAGACATGATGACAAGGGCATGAGGGCCACACATCTGTCCACAATAACATTTGTCGGTATGGCTGCCTGCCCTCAACTAACAATGACAAAAACCACAACTGGCTTTACTGGGAAACCAATTAGGCGTTAGGAAAATATTGTTTTGGAAAATGGTTATTTTTAGGAGAGTAACTTAAGagatttttaaaattattttcaaatcaaTTCCAAATTTCATTTTAACGAACGGTTTCCTCAACCATGTTTACACACATATTAAATTAACTTATGTTATCGTTTTTATTGCGAGAATAGTTTAACGTAAGTTTTTAATATTGTCCAATGAACCACAGGCTCGGTCATAATACTAACAAATGAATATGTGAGCGTTGACGACCAAACACGTAATACATGCTAGCTAAAGCCCCTTGCACTTAGTTGTTTAGATAGAAGCCTGTTCATTATGCATAACTGTGTAAATAAAATCCAGACTATATAAATAGTTCTCATCACATCTTAAGTTCTAAACATTGTGTTTGATGATTTGTTCATTTGATCTTACCTAACTGTGTATTGTctatttgcattgtttttttgcagctcTTCAACGCTACTGGCTTTGTGCGAGGCTACTAACAGGTCCTTTAAAGCTTTAACCAATGCAATCTGTTGCTCCCGACTCCAGTCCACTTGGGGGCGACAACACGACAGCAATTCAGTTTGCAAGTCGCCAAATGAAGGGacaaaagaagaagacgaaACGAGTAGCTTGTTCAACAAATGTTTTCGGCCGACGTTATTTTAGAGTGAAGACTGGTGGATATTTTAGTTGATTTGCGCTCTAATAACGTTCACCTTTCCGGCGTCGCCATGGAGAACGCAATGGCCGCCCCAGGTTGGTATGCGACGTCCTCAGTTTAATAAATCGTGGCGTTCGCCCCGGAAGTATAATAATGGCGAACAAGAGTCGGGACATGGCTGAACAAAGTGGCGCTAGCGTTGACGTTAGCGCAACGTGttgtcttcacacacacagatgacagTCGGTGTAACGTTATTTAACAGTTTACATGGCGATTCATAAGCAGCGAGGTGACTGCGAAGTTAAGTCAGAAAGAGTCGTAGCTGCTCTTAAAGCTTAAATCTGTTTTCGTTtgttgccccccaccccccctctcataagaaataaataacagaGCCAGTCACTTTAGCTACGTGTTCGCTTGGTAATGTACGCACTATTTAGCTTCTTCGTGGACAATTTGTTATTTCAAACACTAACACACGTGTATTTGTTAACATCTTCTAGGTCCTAATAAGGACAACATCCGAGCTGGGTGCAAGAAATGTGGATATCGTAAGTACAGCTTCGACATTTGAGTTATTAAAGGagggttttatttgtattatgacTAATAATCTCTATTATTATCTTCAATTATCTCAATTGCCAAATGAAAACCATAAAATTGTTCATTGTGGTCCATCCATGCCCTCCCGGACTGGACCtggactatttttttctttctcagcgGGTCACTTGACCTTCGAGTGCCGGAACTTTGTCAGGGTCGACCCACAGAAAGACATCGTCCTGGACgtgagcagcaccagcagcgagGAAAGTGAAGAGGACGAAGCACCTGCAGCCCGAAGCAATGAGAAGCTGGGCCGGagtagaggtaaaaaaaaaaaacaccctctgGAGCTTTCACGTTACTTTCAAACAGCTGGACCTACTTGCTTATGTATGTTATGACCATTCGGTTTTCAAATGTTTGCAGGTTCCCgtaatgatgaaaatgatgcgAGAAAAGGGCGACACAAACTGAAGAAGAGCAGCGACAGAAAGTCAAGAAAAAGGTATTTTTCCTACCTTGCACTTTTGCTTTCAATCCACTCCCACCCTGTACAACACTGTTTTATACTTTAATTAGTGCTGGAGAAAATCATGTCTAAGCGCTTCCCAATGctcaaaaaaaaatgcagttaaaGCATGAAATCATTGTCGGCGTTAATTTGTTACTACGTCAACGCATTTATAACACGTTAACGTGCCCAGCAATAACTTTAATGCTTGGTTGTTCATTTGTGATGAATTGATAAATGTTTTGTTCTATTCTCCAGATCTAACTCATCAAGTGATGAgaccacaaagaaaaaaaagaaacgcagcAGGTCCCACTCGTcatcagaggaggaaggggggaagaagaagaagaagaaagtgaaaagtcggaagaagaaaagcaaaaagaacaaaaaggaacACGGGAAGCatcagaagaagagagagaagaggaagaaacaagaatcctcctcttccccttctgCATCTTCCAGCTCGAGTGAATCCTCAGACAAGGACTAACTGTACAGTGTCGGGATCTCTAATATCCATGAAAAAGGTGCTTTGCAGACATTTTCTATAAGGCACGTCGCCTCATCAAGGATTTAGATGGTTAATTAGTTCAAAAATACCCTAGAGTACATTGCCTACAGCAGATATGTTTCATGCCATCATGTCAGTGGAAAAAAACGTTGTTTGAATGCTCTAAAGAAATTTCAAAAACATGTACAAATCCAGAGAATCCTGCCTTTCACAATGTTCTTGCATGCAGAGGGATCTGTTAGTGACAGCAGTTTCTTGTCATACATATTACTGAAGAAACCTCTGAGGTTCTTAAGTAATAAGTTTCCAGATGCTGTCGTTTAGTTTTTACTGCTATACATCTTgttttcttaaaaaataaaaaaaaatctttagaaCTTGTACCCAAAAATATAAAAGGTATAAAGAGGTCAAATTTAAATTCCAAACATGATTTGACAAGAGTTGCCAAGGACAAGTCATTTTTATTCTGTGGCAGATTTCCTTTTGTCAACTAGTGAATTTTAGACAAAAGAATGTCAGACTTCTTATTTTCCGAATTGGCTTAATGTTTAATTTGTACTAGGATGCCCTTCACATAAAATGAAACTCCTAGAGGTACTTGTGAGGCCATGTGTCTGCTAGTCATGTGATTATTGTCAAAGAAGGGTTCTCATCTAACCTCCCTCATCTCATGACCTTCAGCACATAAATTTGGTCATTTATGAACTTCATTCCAAAGCATTGTGTGTACATTTTTCGCTGTCATTGTCTGAGCCTCTTTATACAACCTTGTTTATTTCATATGCCCAATATACCACTTCTTAAGTCTACTTTTTTAGTCATCctcattaagtgtttttttattgtagtaaaatatatatttgtatctcTTCTGTGTCAAGTTCATTTTCTCCTGTCGAGGGCAGCATAACCTTCAAAGTGAGGGCAAAGGAAGGTAATCTTAACAATCTTTCTGAAATTTTAAGAGGAGATGAAATTGTGTGGctaagaaaatacagaaaaacattcAATCTAAATCTATCAAGTTAAACACTGGAAAAAGTTAGGTATTTGTATCCAAAGCAATTTGTTTTCTAATCTAATATGACTAAGTTATCCAATGCCTCACATTCTATATGTATGTGTGGTAAAATGCGTCAACACTTAAATGTTTATGAGCCTTGATTTGGATGTGAAGCACAGTAACTACACAGATCCCTGTATCATGAACCATTCATACGTTTGATATGAACTTTAATTGAACAGGAATGTGTGCTGGAGGAGGCAGAAGGAATACATTAGGTATTAAATAGGCATTCACACACCAATCTAAAATACTAAATGTAATTGGTACAGCCTCACACTGCAGTCTGTATCTTCACTCCACCTAGTGGTCATTGTGTGTAATTGGTCAGGGACTGAGCTGAATCCATTCAGTTAGCTGCCATCATGTTTACTGATAATGTGCCTTGGtgaaggacagacagacatgtgTGACTCTTTCATCACTGCCTGGCTCTCGCTTCATTTCCCAAATAATCCCAAATAGACAGAAGATGACTATTTGGCTCAACTTCCTCTTTGCAAAGACACCTGTCTCAAACTGTGAAAGAGTAAATGTCAGTGGGGAAATTACTTATATAATTTACTCAGGGAGATCCAATCCACGTAACCCCAATTTCACACTACCCAAGCATGCGTTCATGTACTGAGGAACCATCATGGTCAAAGAACAGGTGCAGCAAACCTCACAAGTTACAGGAATTATTGATTCTATCCCACCACCCGCACGCTGTCAGCGGGAACATCGCAAACTAAGAATTTTTTGAATTTCACTTTGCATTGGGGAAGGGGATATCTCCTGAAAGACCAACAGCTACATGCATCGTATTTAGACAGTGCCACAATATGCATTTTATACTTGACGGAGGCGATAGCACAGGtaaaactcgaaaaatttgaatatcatgcaaaagctcattactttcagtaattcaacttataatagtttcaccttttaagttgaattaagtTGAATAACCTGTAAAGTCTTGACAAAAGAAACTTGGAGAGTGGGAAACTTCATGATTGCCCATATGGTGAGAGGACGACTTGCTGCAGAGGAACAAATCGAGTTGAAGCAGTGCTGCCATGTGCAGCCACACTGAGCGAACCATATGCTGTTTGCAGAAGAGAACCACTCCGTTTGCCTGTTTTCATCAGCTCATTGGCTTTTATTGAGCCTGTTGGGCTGTAGGAAAGCAGCGAGCAAATGGGACTCCACTCAGCCATTTAAATGGaaacaaaatgatcaaaagGGATCTTTTAGGGAGCTTAGCTGCAGCAGAACGGGGATTCTGCCTCCATGTGAGCATCTTGATGTCAAACTTTCCTGCACAGCAACGGACCAGAATCACCCCATTGGGACACATACGAACCCTCGTTAGCGTCAAGTGCGTTTTCAGCGTATGCATTTGTTGATTTAACTGTAGTGCTGTGCGTGGGCTTCTGTGCTGCTGTCTGTTTTTAACcattcttgctttttttttcttccagcaacGCCCTGCTTCAAATTCACACACTTACATTTATCTGACCTGGGAGCGGCCCAATACAACCACAATCTCCTGCTGGAGCCAGTGCACTGCTCCACGTACAGTTAAGGGCTCGGCTCAAAGGCACTTCAGTGGTACAGCTGTGGAAGAAGGATGTGAAATTAAACCTGCAACCTTTTTGGTTGTGCGCCTGCTTCTCTTGACCTTAAGGACACCACCGCTACACAGCAAAGCATAACATCCTcccagaaataaaatgaaaatcccTTATGCTGCACTTTGGTGGGAACAACCCAAGCTGAGAGATGGCGCCGGGTTTGCATCTGTAACCACTGTTGAAATATTATTTCAGAGGCAAGCCGTCCCCGCATCTTGGAGCACATTGAGACAAAccctttaaaaatgcattagGACCAAGGGGGAAGTCAGAGGCTATACATTTGCAATGGATTTAATTCCTGCATCTTAGATTTCGCTCGTCTCTTCCTTTCCTGGCTCCAAAACCAGGCTGAATGTTCTAAATGACCTGTAGGATAAATAGCCAGCAGGCTTCACAACCCCAGCCATCACAAGTGGAGGCTGTATCAAATCATTCGTTACAGGAAGCATTTTTGACATTCTCCCAAAACCTGCTGAGACAGAAAACCAGAAGAGTCTCTCTTCAACGCGCTCGCTTTGGTCAAAAGCTCATTTTGCTGAGGGCTGTTATTACCGGCCCGGCTCCTTCCCATTCAGAGTGGAGCTTGTTCATATAAACCTTGAGGTTTTGAGGCATCGCTGGGCGGACTGGGTGGCTTTCACCGGGAAATTAGAACAGGGTCGCATTGGA
This is a stretch of genomic DNA from Pungitius pungitius chromosome 7, fPunPun2.1, whole genome shotgun sequence. It encodes these proteins:
- the srek1ip1 gene encoding protein SREK1IP1 isoform X1 — translated: MENAMAAPGPNKDNIRAGCKKCGYPGHLTFECRNFVRVDPQKDIVLDVSSTSSEESEEDEAPAARSNEKLGRSRGSRNDENDARKGRHKLKKSSDRKSRKRSNSSSDETTKKKKKRSRSHSSSEEEGGKKKKKKVKSRKKKSKKNKKEHGKHQKKREKRKKQESSSSPSASSSSSESSDKD
- the srek1ip1 gene encoding protein SREK1IP1 isoform X2 — translated: MAIHKQRGPNKDNIRAGCKKCGYPGHLTFECRNFVRVDPQKDIVLDVSSTSSEESEEDEAPAARSNEKLGRSRGSRNDENDARKGRHKLKKSSDRKSRKRSNSSSDETTKKKKKRSRSHSSSEEEGGKKKKKKVKSRKKKSKKNKKEHGKHQKKREKRKKQESSSSPSASSSSSESSDKD